The proteins below come from a single Rhizobium tropici CIAT 899 genomic window:
- a CDS encoding D-alanyl-D-alanine carboxypeptidase encodes MQAESDLVSRSILPVSSSQTGKILARALLGFSIATATITVTVVDASAAGPKYAGIVIDANTGNVLYSENADTLHYPASLTKMMTVYLTFEALEAGRITLDTPVVFSKNAAAQAPTKLGIGPGRSVTVREAILGIVTKSANDAAMALGEMLGGSEEGFARMMNDKARALGMTRTTYRNPNGLPNTAQMTTARDQARLGIALREHFPEYYGFFSETSFRLGNRTILGHNRLVGSVRGVDGIKTGYTRAAGYNLATSVKVDGRSIVGVVLGGASTPARDNQMRKLIADYLPKASTKHIDSNVIAQVPAASPNVQAASARMADISRAKIKNTGATEVADSSPSSAAAFAAVTPQSSSSNPLLSAKPEPVKRPAYDETASAGSSDDADEDEVDTVTTASTSRSDTKLVKLQRTEKAEKVAKTTKAERGPTGWIVQIGVSSSKDGATDLLGTAKNKAGKALHSAKPYAVAFDGGYRARFGGFEDQSEAVNACKALKRAGVKCWASME; translated from the coding sequence ATGCAAGCAGAGAGTGATTTAGTGTCCAGATCCATTCTACCCGTTTCGTCGTCTCAAACCGGTAAAATTCTGGCGAGAGCGCTTCTTGGTTTTTCGATCGCGACGGCGACGATCACTGTGACTGTCGTTGACGCAAGCGCGGCCGGTCCGAAATATGCCGGCATCGTCATCGACGCCAATACAGGCAATGTTCTCTATAGCGAAAATGCCGACACGCTCCACTATCCCGCCTCGCTGACCAAGATGATGACGGTCTACCTGACCTTCGAAGCGCTTGAGGCCGGGCGCATCACCCTGGATACTCCCGTCGTATTTTCAAAGAATGCTGCCGCTCAGGCGCCGACCAAGCTCGGTATCGGCCCCGGTCGCTCCGTGACCGTGCGCGAGGCGATCCTCGGCATCGTCACGAAGTCCGCCAACGACGCCGCGATGGCGCTTGGCGAGATGCTCGGCGGTTCGGAGGAAGGTTTTGCCCGGATGATGAACGATAAGGCGCGAGCGCTTGGCATGACGCGCACGACCTATCGCAACCCGAACGGCCTGCCGAACACAGCGCAGATGACCACGGCACGCGACCAGGCTCGCCTTGGTATTGCCCTTCGCGAACATTTTCCGGAGTATTACGGCTTCTTTTCCGAAACGAGCTTTCGGCTCGGCAATCGCACGATCCTCGGCCACAATCGCCTGGTCGGCTCCGTGCGCGGCGTTGACGGCATCAAGACCGGTTACACGCGCGCCGCCGGGTACAATCTGGCGACCTCTGTCAAAGTCGACGGTCGTTCCATAGTCGGTGTGGTCCTTGGCGGCGCTTCGACGCCGGCTCGCGACAATCAGATGCGCAAGCTGATCGCTGACTATCTGCCAAAGGCATCGACAAAGCATATTGATTCCAATGTGATCGCGCAGGTGCCAGCCGCATCACCCAACGTGCAGGCAGCCAGCGCACGCATGGCGGATATCAGCCGCGCAAAGATCAAGAATACCGGAGCGACTGAAGTCGCCGATTCCAGCCCTTCCAGCGCGGCCGCCTTCGCAGCGGTAACGCCACAATCTTCCTCCTCCAATCCACTGCTTTCGGCAAAGCCCGAGCCCGTTAAGCGGCCCGCCTATGACGAGACAGCCTCCGCCGGATCTTCGGACGATGCTGATGAGGATGAAGTCGATACCGTAACGACGGCATCGACCTCCAGAAGCGATACGAAGCTAGTAAAGCTGCAGCGCACCGAAAAGGCCGAGAAGGTTGCAAAGACAACCAAAGCTGAACGCGGGCCTACCGGCTGGATCGTTCAGATTGGTGTTTCCTCCAGTAAGGATGGCGCGACCGACCTCCTTGGTACGGCGAAGAACAAAGCCGGCAAGGCATTGCATTCGGCCAAGCCCTATGCGGTCGCCTTTGACGGCGGTTACCGCGCCCGCTTCGGCGGCTTTGAAGATCAGAGCGAAGCAGTAAATGCCTGCAAGGCGCTCAAGCGTGCCGGCGTGAAGTGCTGGGCGAGTATGGAATAG
- a CDS encoding DUF1489 family protein — protein sequence MALHLIKLCVGADSLDDLREWVSERAMNAIAAGLEPHTTHTTRMVPKRIEELLDGGSLYWVIKGQVQARQKLLGVETFTDADGIQRCRLVLDPSVVETTGQPKRPFQGWRYLPQDDVPRDLDSLGAAAELPADLRRELSELGLL from the coding sequence ATGGCTTTGCATCTCATCAAATTGTGCGTCGGCGCGGATTCGCTTGATGATCTGCGCGAATGGGTCTCCGAGCGGGCGATGAACGCCATCGCTGCCGGGCTCGAGCCGCACACGACCCACACGACACGCATGGTGCCCAAGCGGATCGAGGAACTGCTGGACGGCGGCTCGCTCTATTGGGTGATCAAGGGGCAGGTGCAGGCACGGCAGAAATTGCTAGGTGTCGAGACCTTTACCGACGCTGATGGTATTCAGCGTTGCCGGCTTGTTCTCGACCCGAGCGTCGTCGAGACGACAGGGCAGCCAAAGCGTCCATTTCAGGGCTGGAGGTATCTGCCGCAGGACGACGTGCCGCGCGATCTCGACAGTCTTGGCGCGGCAGCCGAATTGCCCGCCGATCTGCGGCGGGAACTTTCCGAACTTGGTTTGCTTTAG
- a CDS encoding L-serine ammonia-lyase produces MFLSVFDVFKIGVGPSSSHTMGPMSAANRFLDLLLSNEWPRPSSNVHVESIKVSLHGSLAHTGIGHGTGRAVILGLMGEKPDSVDPDHMDAIIDEVERSGRIAPPGHPTYQFQPKTDLIFDKKVPLPGHANGMSFSAFDRDDRLLLKRIYYSVGGGFVVTDTELEQMKADRKKPAAAGERVPFPFATAKQMLEMSERSGLSIAQMKRANEETRMSAEELDAGLDRIWAAMSSCIDRGLKVDGIMPGGLKVRRRARAIHDKLQQEWRSNRINPLLANDWLSVYAMAVNEENAAGGRVVTAPTNGAAGVIPATIRYYQHFHEDWDQDGIRNYLLTAAAVGGIIKHNASISGAEVGCQGEVGSAAAMAAAGLAAVMGATPEQIENAAEIALEHHLGMTCDPVAGLVQVPCIERNALGAVKAVTAASLAIKGDGQHFVPLDACIETMRQTGHDMSEKYKETSTGGLAVNVVEC; encoded by the coding sequence ATGTTTCTCTCAGTTTTTGATGTGTTCAAGATCGGTGTGGGACCGTCCAGTTCGCATACGATGGGGCCGATGTCGGCCGCGAATCGCTTCCTCGACCTCTTGCTGTCGAACGAGTGGCCTCGGCCGTCTTCGAATGTACATGTCGAGTCGATCAAGGTTAGCCTGCATGGTTCGCTGGCGCATACGGGTATCGGCCACGGCACGGGCAGAGCCGTCATCCTCGGCCTGATGGGCGAAAAGCCTGACAGCGTCGATCCCGACCATATGGATGCCATTATCGACGAGGTCGAGCGCAGCGGGCGCATTGCGCCGCCAGGTCATCCGACCTATCAATTCCAGCCCAAGACCGATCTGATCTTCGACAAGAAGGTGCCTCTCCCAGGCCATGCCAACGGTATGAGTTTTTCTGCTTTCGATCGGGATGACCGCCTGCTCCTGAAGCGCATCTATTATTCCGTCGGCGGCGGATTCGTTGTCACCGATACCGAATTGGAGCAGATGAAGGCCGATCGGAAGAAGCCGGCTGCAGCGGGCGAACGCGTTCCTTTCCCCTTTGCCACCGCGAAGCAGATGCTTGAAATGTCCGAGCGCTCCGGCCTTTCCATCGCGCAGATGAAGCGCGCCAACGAAGAGACGCGCATGAGCGCCGAGGAGCTGGATGCCGGGCTTGACCGCATCTGGGCGGCCATGAGCAGCTGTATCGATCGCGGCCTCAAGGTCGACGGCATCATGCCGGGGGGCCTGAAGGTCCGCCGGCGTGCACGCGCCATTCACGACAAGCTGCAGCAGGAATGGCGCAGCAACCGCATCAATCCGCTCCTCGCCAATGACTGGCTGAGTGTTTACGCCATGGCCGTCAATGAAGAGAATGCTGCCGGCGGCCGCGTCGTCACCGCACCGACCAATGGCGCGGCGGGGGTCATCCCCGCAACGATCCGCTACTATCAGCATTTCCATGAGGATTGGGATCAGGACGGCATTCGCAACTATCTTCTGACGGCTGCCGCCGTCGGCGGCATCATCAAGCATAATGCCTCGATTTCCGGCGCCGAAGTCGGCTGTCAGGGCGAGGTGGGTTCGGCGGCTGCGATGGCGGCGGCGGGACTTGCCGCCGTGATGGGCGCGACGCCGGAACAGATCGAAAATGCGGCGGAAATCGCGCTGGAACATCATCTTGGCATGACCTGCGATCCAGTGGCCGGATTGGTGCAGGTGCCGTGCATCGAACGAAACGCACTCGGCGCGGTCAAGGCGGTCACGGCTGCCTCGCTCGCCATAAAGGGTGACGGCCAACATTTCGTACCGCTCGACGCCTGTATCGAAACAATGCGTCAGACCGGTCACGACATGAGCGAGAAATACAAGGAAACCTCTACCGGTGGCCTCGCGGTCAACGTCGTGGAATGCTGA
- a CDS encoding DUF599 domain-containing protein, which produces MTTADYVALALFIFLWVALNWITSSASFFNRTSLTRAMNERRREWIYNSLRRDLKMIDTQILSGLQNGTGFFASTSIFAIGSCFALLGATDKINAFFSDMPFILNGGRTAFEIKVAGLACLFGYAFFKFGWAYRLFNYCTILFGSLPMREDAILDPLAAERAAERVVRMNIIAARNFNAGLRAIFLSIGYLGWFLSPYVFMATTIFIIVVLIRRQFFSDARLAIMDGDMP; this is translated from the coding sequence ATGACGACTGCCGACTATGTCGCCCTCGCCCTTTTCATCTTTCTCTGGGTCGCACTGAACTGGATCACCAGCAGCGCCAGCTTCTTCAATCGCACCAGCCTGACTCGGGCAATGAACGAGCGCCGCCGCGAATGGATATACAACTCGCTGCGCCGCGACCTGAAGATGATCGACACGCAGATCCTCTCCGGCCTGCAGAACGGCACCGGCTTCTTTGCCTCCACATCGATTTTCGCCATCGGCAGCTGTTTTGCGCTTCTCGGCGCCACCGACAAGATCAACGCCTTCTTCTCGGACATGCCCTTCATTCTCAACGGTGGTCGCACGGCCTTCGAAATCAAGGTGGCCGGGCTTGCCTGCCTTTTCGGCTATGCCTTCTTCAAATTCGGCTGGGCTTACCGCCTGTTCAACTATTGCACCATTCTCTTCGGCTCCCTGCCGATGCGCGAGGATGCCATTCTCGATCCGTTGGCCGCGGAAAGAGCCGCCGAGCGCGTGGTGCGCATGAACATCATTGCAGCGCGCAATTTCAATGCCGGCCTCAGGGCAATCTTCCTGTCCATCGGTTATCTCGGCTGGTTCCTGAGCCCCTATGTCTTCATGGCGACGACGATTTTCATCATCGTGGTGCTGATCCGCCGTCAGTTTTTTTCCGACGCCCGTCTGGCCATCATGGATGGCGATATGCCATGA
- a CDS encoding heparan-alpha-glucosaminide N-acetyltransferase, with protein MAAIAASADVPQKTPRIGILDTARGAALLAMASYHGTWDFEFFGYLDSGTAETGWLKLYARAIASTFLFLAGFSLVLANTPEIRWRSYWRRLGMIVAAAAAISLVTFIGMQDEWIFFGILHSIAAASLIGLLFLRLPAFLTLLVAALLTIGIVIDNVIAPLSLHSTFFDTPWLWWVGLSENIQRSNDYVPLFPWLTPFLFGLGIAQLAISLGWLKHLAKFGPGRNLVARAGRHSLIFYLVHQPVLFGLVYLLSLVAPAPPQDPTVGYIRQCVASCTRSGSEAMCRSFCQCTLDKLQAQNLFKPLQSGAIKADSDERVSRIAIQCTDEAQ; from the coding sequence ATGGCCGCCATCGCCGCGAGCGCCGACGTTCCGCAAAAGACGCCTCGCATCGGCATTCTGGATACGGCGCGCGGTGCTGCCCTGCTCGCCATGGCGAGCTATCATGGCACCTGGGATTTCGAATTCTTCGGCTATCTTGATTCTGGTACGGCGGAAACCGGCTGGCTGAAGCTCTATGCCCGCGCCATTGCCAGCACCTTCCTGTTCCTGGCTGGCTTCAGTCTCGTGCTTGCCAATACGCCGGAAATTCGCTGGCGGTCCTACTGGCGACGGCTGGGCATGATTGTTGCTGCAGCTGCCGCAATCTCACTCGTCACCTTCATTGGTATGCAAGACGAATGGATCTTCTTCGGCATCCTCCACAGCATCGCGGCGGCGAGCCTTATCGGCCTCTTGTTCCTGCGCCTGCCCGCATTCCTCACGCTTCTGGTCGCGGCATTGCTCACCATCGGTATCGTGATCGACAACGTCATCGCGCCGTTGTCGCTGCATTCAACGTTCTTCGACACGCCGTGGCTATGGTGGGTAGGGCTTTCGGAAAATATCCAGCGCTCGAACGACTATGTGCCGCTCTTCCCGTGGCTAACGCCATTTCTGTTCGGTCTCGGCATCGCGCAATTGGCAATTTCTCTCGGCTGGCTGAAACATCTCGCAAAATTCGGGCCTGGCCGCAATCTCGTCGCGCGCGCCGGACGTCATAGCCTGATCTTCTATCTAGTCCATCAGCCCGTGCTATTCGGCCTGGTCTATCTGCTGTCCCTTGTCGCTCCTGCCCCGCCGCAGGACCCGACGGTCGGCTATATCAGGCAATGCGTGGCCTCCTGCACGCGATCGGGCAGCGAAGCCATGTGCCGCAGCTTCTGCCAATGCACGCTCGACAAGTTGCAGGCTCAGAATCTCTTCAAACCACTGCAATCCGGAGCGATCAAAGCAGATAGCGATGAACGCGTAAGCCGAATCGCGATACAATGCACGGATGAAGCGCAATGA
- a CDS encoding methyltransferase family protein: protein MNAYRSKSLSFPWPPLLYSLAVIAALSLQRWYPLPLPFIWALVAWVVGALLTAIAVTLNVWAVKTLLDRRTTVLTQRCTAHLVTSGPFRFTRNPTYLGYTLLTASFGLLIGNLWFLVMAAVAAALTTLLVIRCEEMHLLSRFGCEFEFYCKRTRRWF from the coding sequence ATGAATGCCTATCGTTCGAAGTCGCTGAGTTTTCCGTGGCCGCCGCTGCTCTATAGCCTCGCCGTCATAGCAGCGCTGTCCCTGCAGCGATGGTATCCCTTGCCTTTGCCCTTCATCTGGGCGCTGGTTGCATGGGTGGTTGGAGCGCTCCTGACCGCCATCGCGGTGACATTGAATGTCTGGGCCGTCAAGACGCTCCTTGACCGCCGCACAACCGTTCTGACGCAGCGTTGCACAGCGCATTTGGTGACGTCAGGCCCCTTTCGTTTCACCCGCAACCCAACCTATCTCGGCTATACCTTGCTGACCGCAAGCTTCGGCCTTCTGATCGGCAATCTCTGGTTCCTGGTCATGGCAGCAGTGGCGGCCGCCTTGACGACCTTGCTCGTCATCCGCTGCGAGGAGATGCATCTCCTCTCGCGATTCGGCTGCGAATTCGAGTTTTATTGCAAACGGACACGCCGCTGGTTTTGA
- a CDS encoding MerR family transcriptional regulator, whose protein sequence is MVDGYYSITELTREFGVSTRTLRFYEDEGLIQPERRGRTRLFRPADRRLIMEILRGRRIGFTIAEIREIIQVYKEPPGEIGQLKLLMKRVDEKRDELRQKRKDIDDTLSELDNVEEACLGRLAEIGVGT, encoded by the coding sequence TTGGTCGACGGATACTATAGCATAACGGAGCTCACTCGGGAATTCGGGGTTTCGACCCGAACGTTGAGGTTCTATGAGGACGAGGGCCTCATTCAACCTGAGCGGAGAGGCCGCACGCGCCTATTTCGCCCGGCCGACCGGCGTCTGATCATGGAAATTCTGCGCGGCCGCCGCATCGGTTTCACTATTGCCGAAATTCGCGAGATCATACAGGTCTACAAGGAGCCTCCGGGCGAGATCGGCCAGCTGAAGCTGCTGATGAAGCGCGTCGATGAGAAGCGTGACGAGCTGCGTCAGAAGCGTAAGGATATCGATGACACGCTGAGCGAACTCGACAATGTCGAAGAAGCGTGCCTCGGGCGCCTGGCCGAAATCGGCGTTGGGACGTGA
- a CDS encoding peptide deformylase, whose amino-acid sequence MSVRPIIRFPDPLLRTPSAAVAAFGDDLRMLVDDLLDTMRAAPGVGITGPHIGVLKRVVVIELSREDGVRIYINPEVLWSSAETVRHTEGSVSMPGATEEIVRPKSIRFRYRDIAGETHEAEAHDFLAICIQHEIDQLDGIFWLQRLSKLKRDRLVKKWEKMQD is encoded by the coding sequence GTGTCTGTCCGCCCCATCATCCGCTTTCCCGATCCGCTATTGCGAACCCCCTCCGCTGCCGTGGCCGCTTTCGGCGACGATCTGCGGATGCTCGTCGATGATCTGCTGGACACCATGCGGGCCGCGCCTGGCGTCGGCATCACCGGCCCGCATATCGGCGTCCTCAAGCGGGTCGTCGTGATCGAACTCAGCCGCGAGGATGGCGTGCGCATCTATATCAATCCGGAAGTTCTGTGGTCATCGGCGGAAACCGTGCGGCATACGGAGGGTAGCGTTTCCATGCCCGGAGCGACAGAGGAGATCGTCAGACCGAAATCGATCCGCTTTCGTTATCGGGATATCGCCGGCGAAACCCATGAAGCGGAGGCGCATGACTTTCTGGCCATCTGCATTCAGCACGAGATCGACCAGCTTGACGGCATTTTCTGGCTGCAGCGGCTTTCCAAGCTCAAGCGCGACCGACTGGTGAAGAAATGGGAGAAGATGCAGGATTGA
- the lipB gene encoding lipoyl(octanoyl) transferase LipB, producing the protein MLRTELSHQMFPVQGTPPVRWRISDGLVPYEEAVATMEAEVAAIAEGQAPELVWLVEHPPLYTAGTSADAADLIEPDRFPVFATGRGGEYTYHGPGQRVAYVMLDLKCRRQDIRAFVGALEEVIIRTLDSMNVRGERREDRVGVWVRRPEKPTLADGTVSEDKIAALGIRVRKWVTFHGLSLNVDPDLGHFTGIIPCGISAYGVTSLVDLGLPVMMADVDIRLREAFEQVFGETVNDA; encoded by the coding sequence ATGCTTCGCACCGAACTTTCTCACCAGATGTTTCCCGTTCAAGGTACGCCGCCCGTCCGCTGGCGGATCAGCGACGGTCTCGTGCCTTATGAGGAGGCGGTTGCCACCATGGAGGCAGAGGTGGCCGCGATTGCCGAAGGGCAAGCGCCGGAGCTCGTCTGGCTGGTCGAACATCCTCCGCTCTATACGGCGGGCACCAGCGCCGATGCCGCCGATCTGATCGAGCCGGATCGATTCCCGGTCTTTGCGACCGGACGCGGCGGCGAATATACCTATCACGGGCCAGGTCAGCGCGTCGCCTATGTCATGCTGGACCTCAAGTGTCGCCGGCAGGATATCCGCGCCTTCGTCGGCGCGCTCGAGGAGGTCATCATTCGCACGCTTGATTCGATGAATGTGCGTGGCGAGCGGCGAGAGGATCGAGTTGGCGTTTGGGTCAGGCGCCCGGAGAAGCCCACTCTAGCTGACGGCACCGTGTCTGAAGACAAGATTGCGGCGCTCGGCATCCGCGTGCGCAAATGGGTGACGTTTCACGGCCTTTCGCTGAACGTCGACCCCGATCTCGGGCATTTCACCGGCATCATTCCTTGCGGAATTTCGGCCTATGGTGTCACCAGCCTCGTCGATCTCGGCTTGCCGGTCATGATGGCGGATGTCGATATCCGCCTGCGTGAGGCGTTTGAACAGGTCTTCGGCGAAACTGTCAATGACGCGTGA
- a CDS encoding helix-turn-helix domain-containing protein, protein MFKPEQETTVFSDEGGDTLGGRLSMARDAAGISLETLAGQLGVSEETMLAWESDRAEPNPSALAKMSALFDVSPAWLMTGSGDGPGEDSDERALEAVRNELSRLRTAYQEVGRLIETTTKQLERLDHQIRLRNLSKDVAH, encoded by the coding sequence ATGTTCAAACCAGAACAAGAGACGACCGTTTTTTCGGATGAAGGCGGCGACACGCTTGGCGGACGCCTGTCCATGGCTCGCGATGCCGCGGGAATCAGCCTCGAAACGCTGGCCGGACAGCTTGGCGTCAGCGAGGAGACAATGCTTGCGTGGGAATCAGATCGCGCCGAACCCAATCCCTCCGCGCTGGCCAAGATGTCGGCTCTTTTCGATGTTTCACCGGCATGGTTGATGACCGGATCGGGTGACGGACCCGGAGAGGATAGCGATGAGCGCGCCCTGGAAGCCGTCAGGAACGAGCTATCGCGGCTGCGCACCGCCTATCAGGAGGTCGGTCGGCTGATAGAGACGACAACAAAGCAGCTCGAACGCCTCGACCATCAGATCAGGCTGCGCAATCTGAGCAAGGATGTGGCGCATTGA
- a CDS encoding DMT family transporter produces the protein MLVSSAVSTQQNPHRGMTIMASAMILLPTMDAIAKYMASFEGMSPGQVTFYRFFFQLVCMLPLLTTATGRSAFSAKRPWMNLLRGALHGAASLLFFAAVKYMPLADVFAIHFVEPFMLTALSALFLGDKVGWRRWLAIAVGFVGAMIVIQPSFEIFGLKALLPVACAFLFALYLFMNRAVGEADSPITMQIMAGVGGTLFMSVTLLVGASAGIADFEPSLPASTFGLVLLLILGSISGYAHMLVVRAFRLAPLSLLAPFQYFEIISATVLGYAIFGDFPNLSKWIGIAIIVGSGLFIIWRERMQSSLEKTT, from the coding sequence ATGCTCGTCTCTTCCGCCGTTTCCACGCAGCAGAACCCACATCGAGGTATGACGATCATGGCAAGCGCCATGATCCTGCTGCCGACGATGGATGCAATCGCCAAATACATGGCGAGCTTCGAAGGCATGTCGCCGGGCCAGGTGACATTCTATCGCTTCTTCTTCCAGCTTGTGTGCATGCTGCCGCTTCTTACGACCGCAACCGGGAGGTCGGCCTTTTCGGCGAAGCGCCCATGGATGAACCTCTTACGTGGTGCACTGCATGGCGCTGCGAGCCTACTCTTTTTCGCCGCGGTCAAATACATGCCGCTTGCCGATGTCTTCGCGATCCATTTTGTCGAACCCTTCATGCTGACGGCCCTTTCTGCCCTGTTTCTCGGCGATAAGGTCGGCTGGAGACGGTGGCTGGCAATCGCCGTCGGCTTCGTTGGCGCGATGATCGTCATCCAGCCGAGTTTCGAGATTTTCGGATTGAAGGCACTGCTGCCCGTTGCCTGCGCCTTCCTCTTTGCTCTCTATCTGTTCATGAACCGAGCCGTCGGCGAAGCGGATTCGCCGATTACGATGCAGATCATGGCCGGTGTTGGTGGCACGCTGTTCATGTCAGTCACCCTGTTGGTCGGAGCATCCGCTGGCATCGCTGACTTCGAGCCATCTCTACCCGCATCGACGTTTGGACTGGTGCTTCTGCTGATTCTCGGTTCGATTTCAGGCTACGCCCATATGCTCGTCGTCAGAGCCTTCCGACTGGCGCCACTGTCGCTGCTTGCTCCATTCCAGTATTTCGAGATCATTTCCGCCACCGTTCTCGGCTATGCGATCTTCGGCGATTTTCCTAATCTTTCCAAATGGATCGGCATTGCCATCATCGTCGGCTCCGGCCTCTTCATCATCTGGCGGGAGCGTATGCAGTCGAGTTTGGAAAAAACGACGTAA